Proteins co-encoded in one Xiphophorus couchianus chromosome 3, X_couchianus-1.0, whole genome shotgun sequence genomic window:
- the ube2s gene encoding ubiquitin-conjugating enzyme E2 S, with translation MNSNVENLPPHVLRLVYKEVSALAADPPEGIKIYPSEEDITELHTSIEGPEGTPFAGGIFRMRLVLGKDFPAVPPKGYFLTKIFHPNVGHKGEICVNVLKRDWKAELGLRHVLLTIKCLLIHPNPESALNEEAGRLLLEDYAEYESRARLLTEIHAMGGPGGTSGAPQDPNDGPQPKKHAGDPMKRSEPSVAAVPAALGNGANGASTTSSNSNGSSNTNNVGGKKKADKKRALRRL, from the exons ATG AACTCTAATGTAGAGAATTTGCCCCCCCACGTTCTGCGGCTGGTCTATAAAGAAGTTTCCGCTTTGGCTGCAGACCCCCCAGAGGGCATCAAGATCTATCCCAGTGAAGAAGACATAACTGAACTTCACACGTCTATTGAAGGACCAG AGGGAACACCATTTGCCGGCGGCATTTTCCGAATGCGACTGGTCCTCGGGAAGGACTTCCCTGCTGTTCCACCCAAGGGGTATTTCCTGACCAAGATTTTTCACCCAAACGTGGGTCACAAGGGAGAGATCTGTGTCAATGTGCTGAAGAGGGACTGGAAGGCAGAGCTTGGCCTCCGACACGTCTTACTT aCCATCAAGTGTCTTCTCATCCATCCAAACCCTGAGTCTGCGCTAAACGAAGAGGCTGGCCGCCTGCTTTTAGAGGATTATGCCGAGTACGAGTCCCGCGCCCGTCTCCTCACAGAAATCCATGCGATGGGTGGGCCGGGCGGGACCTCCGGGGCTCCTCAGGACCCTAACGACGGCCCTCAGCCAAAGAAGCACGCAGGTGACCCTATGAAGAGATCGGAGCCCAGCGTGGCAGCAGTACCAGCAGCTCTGGGTAATGGAGCTAATGGAGCCAGTACCACCAGCAGCAATAGCAACGGTAGTAGTAACACCAATAATGTAGGAGGGAAAAAGAAAGCGGATAAAAAGCGAGCTCTGAGGCGACTTTAA
- the josd2 gene encoding josephin-2 — MSDGEVFHEKQRLELCAIHALNNVLQERVFTKETADDICKRLAPQCVVNPHRSVLGTGNYDVNVIMAALQSRDLAAVWWDKRRTVQSLCMSKVQGFILNVPSRVSLGIVSLPLRRRHWLAVRQVNGQYYNLDSKLKGPACIGGEAELRAFLSEQLSHEVAEMLLVVQRDVEEDGSWLNPDSPNN, encoded by the exons ATGAGCGACGGGGAGGTGTTTCACGAGAAGCAGCGCTTGGAGCTGTGCGCCATACATGCGCTCAACAACGTGCTCCAGGAGCGGGTGTTTACCAAGGAGACGGCCGATGACATCTGTAAACG GTTAGCTCCACAGTGTGTGGTAAACCCCCATCGGTCAGTATTGGGCACAGGAAACTATGACGTTAATGTGATCATGGCAGCACTACAGAGCAGAGACCTGGCCGCTGTGTGGTGGGACAAACGCAG GACGGTTCAGAGTCTCTGCATGTCAAAGGTCCAGGGTTTTATTCTCAATGTTCCCTCCCGAGTGTCTCTGGGCATCGTGTCCCTTCCGCTCCGGCGGCGGCACTGGCTGGCCGTCCGGCAAGTTAACGGACAGTACTACAACCTGGACTCCAAACTGAAGGGTCCCGCCTGCATCGGGGGAGAAGCAGAGCTACG AGCATTTCTCAGCGAGCAGCTGTCCCATGAAGTGGCAGAGATGCTCCTGGTGGTCCAGCGGGACGTGGAGGAGGATGGGTCATGGTTAAACCCCGACAGCCCAAACAATTGA